The Myroides fluvii region ATCTGCTATCGTTTTACTTGCTTTGCTCAAAACGCAGTAGCCTATCACTCCCCCAATTATAGAAGCAACAAAAATACCAATCTTGGCTTGAGTCATATATTCCTCACTTGTAAAGGCTAATGAAGTTACAAATAAAGACATGGTAAAACCAATCGCTGCAAGAAGACTTAATCCAAAAAGATTTTTAATATTCATCCCTTCAGGAAAAGGAGCTACTTTTAATTTGACTAAAACAACTGTAAACCCCACTACTCCAACTACCTTTCCAACCAATAAGCCAAGGGCTACTCCAAGGGCTACGTTTGTACTAAACAAAAGGTCAAAATCAATAGCTAAAGACACACCAGCATTGGCTAAAGCGAAAATAGGAATGATTAAAAAAGTAACCATAGGATGCATCATATGCTCTAATCGCTGTAAAGGTGGTGTCGCAGAAGCACTGCTCTTTTCTATTTCTTCCAAAATATGCAACTGCTCATTCGTTAAGGTCGGTTTGGTATTATCGGGATCGATTGCTTTGAATTTACCTAAAAGTCCCTCTATTTTTTCACTAAATACTTGTTCACTAATTCTAACATTAGCCGGAATTGTAAAAGCGGCTAATACCGCTGCAATAGTAGCGTGAACACCAGATAGTAAAAACGCTGTCCATACGCCCCCTATGCCTAAAATAGCATAAAAAAGTATAGATCTAACGCCCAATTTATTACCTAAATACATGATAACCAATATAGAAGCACCTAGTACTAAATGTAAAGTTGAAATCTCAGAAGTATAAAAGAATGCAATAA contains the following coding sequences:
- the nhaA gene encoding Na+/H+ antiporter NhaA; translated protein: MRQLDQTPIERMISPVQRFIKQEKSGGMVLGLSVIIALILANTSLKEYYHHILAYKFGFQWAGNSFFEYSLHHWINDGLMAIFFFVVGLELKREIVGGELSNPRKAMLPIGAALGGMVVPAAIYFVLNPSGEMSNGWGIPMATDIAFALGVLYLLGSRIPLTLKVFLTALAIVDDLGAVLVIAFFYTSEISTLHLVLGASILVIMYLGNKLGVRSILFYAILGIGGVWTAFLLSGVHATIAAVLAAFTIPANVRISEQVFSEKIEGLLGKFKAIDPDNTKPTLTNEQLHILEEIEKSSASATPPLQRLEHMMHPMVTFLIIPIFALANAGVSLAIDFDLLFSTNVALGVALGLLVGKVVGVVGFTVVLVKLKVAPFPEGMNIKNLFGLSLLAAIGFTMSLFVTSLAFTSEEYMTQAKIGIFVASIIGGVIGYCVLSKASKTIADDN